The proteins below are encoded in one region of Coffea arabica cultivar ET-39 chromosome 4c, Coffea Arabica ET-39 HiFi, whole genome shotgun sequence:
- the LOC113740170 gene encoding 4-hydroxybenzoate polyprenyltransferase, mitochondrial-like isoform X1, with translation MALYRRFSRVYGSLHRHGRLAAAATLSDHSSACKAFPQHPSIPSFSNSLTPFDPTNSTYKHFICTRFYPENQTLVQLLHYSTLANPKKENDDKHSGKNNGLEVLSWIDLYLPKKIRPYAHLARLDKPIGTWLLAWPCMWSITMAAESGSLPDVKMMALFGCGALLLRGAGCTINDLLDRDIDTKVERTRLRPVASGALTPFQGLCFLGFQLLLGLGILLQLNNFSQILGASSLLLVFSYPLMKRFTFWPQAYLGLTFNWGALLGWAAIRGSLDPAVVLPLYASGVFWTLVYDTIYAHQDKDDDLKVGVKSTALRFGDSTKEWLTGFGLACIGSLALSGLNAEIGWPYYAFLAAASSHLAWQIRTVDLSCRADLYPISGLARLSIVAFYLDDSFLSGMDTIFKSFCLDGMKKITGKVVEIQ, from the exons ATGGCCCTGTATCGGCGCTTCTCCCGAGTATATGGCAGCCTCCACCGCCATGGTCGCCTCGCCGCCGCTGCCACTCTTTCCGATCACTCCTCCGCCTGCAAAGCGTTTCCACAGCACCCATCAATTCCCTCATTTTCCAACAGTTTAACCCCATTTGATCCCACAAATTCCACGTACAAACACTTCATTTGCACTCGTTTCTATCCCGAAAACCAAACCCTAGTTCAATTACTTCATTATTCAACCCTAGCAAACCCTAAGAAGGAGAATGATGACAAGCATAGTGGTAAGAATAATGGGCTGGAAGTATTATCATGGATTGATTTGTATTTACCCAAGAAAATCCGGCCATACGCCCACCTTGCACGGCTGGATAAGCCGATAGGGACCTGGCTGTTAGCTTGGCCTTGTATGTGGTCGATTACAATGGCGGCAGAATCCGGAAGCCTTCCTGATGTGAAAATGATGGCCCTTTTTGGTTGTGGAGCTTTACTATTACGCGGCGCCGGCTGTACTATTAATGATCTTCTTGACCGGGATATCGATACCAAG GTAGAGCGGACAAGGTTGAGACCAGTTGCCAGTGGTGCTTTAACGCCATTTCAAGGGCTTTGCTTTCTTGGTTTTCAACTGCTATTAGGCCTTGGGATTCTTCTTCAACTCAATAATTTCAG CCAGATTTTAGGAGCTTCATCCTTATTATTGGTCTTCTCATATCCCCTTATGAAAAGGTTCACATTTTGG CCTCAGGCATATCTTGGTTTAACATTTAACTGGGGAGCACTACTTGGTTGGGCTGCTATTCGAGGGAGTCTTGATCCCGCAGTTGTGCTGCCGCTTTATGCATCTGGTGTATTTTGGACACTTGTGTATGATACAATTTATGCACATCAG GATAAGGATGATGATCTTAAAGTTGGTGTTAAATCGACTGCCTTGAGGTTTGGGGATTCAACAAAAGAGTGgcttactggatttggacttgcaTGCATTGGCAGTCTTGCCCTCAGTGGACTGAATGCTGAAATTG GATGGCCATACTACGCATTTTTAGCTGCTGCATCGAGCCATTTAGCTTGGCAGATACGGACAGTTGATTTGTCATGTCGTGCAG ATTTGTATCCAATAAGTGGTTTGGCGCGATTGTCTATAGTGGCATTCTATTTGGACGACTCTTTTCTTAGTGGTATGGATACAATATTCAAG AGTTTTTGCTTGGatgggatgaaaaaaatcactGGCAAGGTGGTAGAGATTCAGTAA
- the LOC113740170 gene encoding 4-hydroxybenzoate polyprenyltransferase, mitochondrial-like isoform X3: MALYRRFSRVYGSLHRHGRLAAAATLSDHSSACKAFPQHPSIPSFSNSLTPFDPTNSTYKHFICTRFYPENQTLVQLLHYSTLANPKKENDDKHSGKNNGLEVLSWIDLYLPKKIRPYAHLARLDKPIGTWLLAWPCMWSITMAAESGSLPDVKMMALFGCGALLLRGAGCTINDLLDRDIDTKVERTRLRPVASGALTPFQGLCFLGFQLLLGLGILLQLNNFSQILGASSLLLVFSYPLMKRFTFWPQAYLGLTFNWGALLGWAAIRGSLDPAVVLPLYASGVFWTLVYDTIYAHQDKDDDLKVGVKSTALRFGDSTKEWLTGFGLACIGSLALSGLNAEIGWPYYAFLAAASSHLAWQIRTVDLSCRADLYPISGLARLSIVAFYLDDSFLSGLV; the protein is encoded by the exons ATGGCCCTGTATCGGCGCTTCTCCCGAGTATATGGCAGCCTCCACCGCCATGGTCGCCTCGCCGCCGCTGCCACTCTTTCCGATCACTCCTCCGCCTGCAAAGCGTTTCCACAGCACCCATCAATTCCCTCATTTTCCAACAGTTTAACCCCATTTGATCCCACAAATTCCACGTACAAACACTTCATTTGCACTCGTTTCTATCCCGAAAACCAAACCCTAGTTCAATTACTTCATTATTCAACCCTAGCAAACCCTAAGAAGGAGAATGATGACAAGCATAGTGGTAAGAATAATGGGCTGGAAGTATTATCATGGATTGATTTGTATTTACCCAAGAAAATCCGGCCATACGCCCACCTTGCACGGCTGGATAAGCCGATAGGGACCTGGCTGTTAGCTTGGCCTTGTATGTGGTCGATTACAATGGCGGCAGAATCCGGAAGCCTTCCTGATGTGAAAATGATGGCCCTTTTTGGTTGTGGAGCTTTACTATTACGCGGCGCCGGCTGTACTATTAATGATCTTCTTGACCGGGATATCGATACCAAG GTAGAGCGGACAAGGTTGAGACCAGTTGCCAGTGGTGCTTTAACGCCATTTCAAGGGCTTTGCTTTCTTGGTTTTCAACTGCTATTAGGCCTTGGGATTCTTCTTCAACTCAATAATTTCAG CCAGATTTTAGGAGCTTCATCCTTATTATTGGTCTTCTCATATCCCCTTATGAAAAGGTTCACATTTTGG CCTCAGGCATATCTTGGTTTAACATTTAACTGGGGAGCACTACTTGGTTGGGCTGCTATTCGAGGGAGTCTTGATCCCGCAGTTGTGCTGCCGCTTTATGCATCTGGTGTATTTTGGACACTTGTGTATGATACAATTTATGCACATCAG GATAAGGATGATGATCTTAAAGTTGGTGTTAAATCGACTGCCTTGAGGTTTGGGGATTCAACAAAAGAGTGgcttactggatttggacttgcaTGCATTGGCAGTCTTGCCCTCAGTGGACTGAATGCTGAAATTG GATGGCCATACTACGCATTTTTAGCTGCTGCATCGAGCCATTTAGCTTGGCAGATACGGACAGTTGATTTGTCATGTCGTGCAG ATTTGTATCCAATAAGTGGTTTGGCGCGATTGTCTATAGTGGCATTCTATTTGGACGACTCTTTTCTTAGTG GTTTGGTATAA
- the LOC113740170 gene encoding 4-hydroxybenzoate geranyltransferase 2-like isoform X2, translating into MALYRRFSRVYGSLHRHGRLAAAATLSDHSSACKAFPQHPSIPSFSNSLTPFDPTNSTYKHFICTRFYPENQTLVQLLHYSTLANPKKENDDKHSGKNNGLEVLSWIDLYLPKKIRPYAHLARLDKPIGTWLLAWPCMWSITMAAESGSLPDVKMMALFGCGALLLRGAGCTINDLLDRDIDTKVERTRLRPVASGALTPFQGLCFLGFQLLLGLGILLQLNNFSQILGASSLLLVFSYPLMKRFTFWPQAYLGLTFNWGALLGWAAIRGSLDPAVVLPLYASGVFWTLVYDTIYAHQDKDDDLKVGVKSTALRFGDSTKEWLTGFGLACIGSLALSGLNAEIGWPYYAFLAAASSHLAWQIRTVDLSCRAGCNKKFVSNKWFGAIVYSGILFGRLFS; encoded by the exons ATGGCCCTGTATCGGCGCTTCTCCCGAGTATATGGCAGCCTCCACCGCCATGGTCGCCTCGCCGCCGCTGCCACTCTTTCCGATCACTCCTCCGCCTGCAAAGCGTTTCCACAGCACCCATCAATTCCCTCATTTTCCAACAGTTTAACCCCATTTGATCCCACAAATTCCACGTACAAACACTTCATTTGCACTCGTTTCTATCCCGAAAACCAAACCCTAGTTCAATTACTTCATTATTCAACCCTAGCAAACCCTAAGAAGGAGAATGATGACAAGCATAGTGGTAAGAATAATGGGCTGGAAGTATTATCATGGATTGATTTGTATTTACCCAAGAAAATCCGGCCATACGCCCACCTTGCACGGCTGGATAAGCCGATAGGGACCTGGCTGTTAGCTTGGCCTTGTATGTGGTCGATTACAATGGCGGCAGAATCCGGAAGCCTTCCTGATGTGAAAATGATGGCCCTTTTTGGTTGTGGAGCTTTACTATTACGCGGCGCCGGCTGTACTATTAATGATCTTCTTGACCGGGATATCGATACCAAG GTAGAGCGGACAAGGTTGAGACCAGTTGCCAGTGGTGCTTTAACGCCATTTCAAGGGCTTTGCTTTCTTGGTTTTCAACTGCTATTAGGCCTTGGGATTCTTCTTCAACTCAATAATTTCAG CCAGATTTTAGGAGCTTCATCCTTATTATTGGTCTTCTCATATCCCCTTATGAAAAGGTTCACATTTTGG CCTCAGGCATATCTTGGTTTAACATTTAACTGGGGAGCACTACTTGGTTGGGCTGCTATTCGAGGGAGTCTTGATCCCGCAGTTGTGCTGCCGCTTTATGCATCTGGTGTATTTTGGACACTTGTGTATGATACAATTTATGCACATCAG GATAAGGATGATGATCTTAAAGTTGGTGTTAAATCGACTGCCTTGAGGTTTGGGGATTCAACAAAAGAGTGgcttactggatttggacttgcaTGCATTGGCAGTCTTGCCCTCAGTGGACTGAATGCTGAAATTG GATGGCCATACTACGCATTTTTAGCTGCTGCATCGAGCCATTTAGCTTGGCAGATACGGACAGTTGATTTGTCATGTCGTGCAGGTTGCAACAAGAA ATTTGTATCCAATAAGTGGTTTGGCGCGATTGTCTATAGTGGCATTCTATTTGGACGACTCTTTTCTTAG